In the Setaria italica strain Yugu1 unplaced genomic scaffold, Setaria_italica_v2.0 scaffold_12, whole genome shotgun sequence genome, one interval contains:
- the LOC111256055 gene encoding uncharacterized protein LOC111256055, producing the protein MILRSLECRFLTIALCDAAEPWQLGSQDAATPMMQGIIDLHHDIFFFLILILVFVSRMLVRALWHFNEQTNPIPQRIVHGTTIEIIRTIFPSVIPLFIAIPSFALLYSMDGVLVDPAITIKAIGHQWYRTYEYSDYNSSDEQSLTFDSYTIPEDDPELGQSRLLEVDNRVVVPAKTHLRMIVTPADVPHSWAVPSSGVKCDAVPGRSNLTSISVQREGVYYGQCSEICGTNHAFTPIVVEAVTLKDYADWVSNQLILQTN; encoded by the exons ATGATTCTTCGTTCATTAGAATGTCGATTCCTCACAATCGCTCTTTGTGATGCTGCGGAACCATGGCAATTAGGATCTCAAGACGCAGCAACACCTATGATGCAAGGAATCATTGACTTACATCACGATATCTTTTTCTTCCTCATTCTGATTTTGGTTTTCGTATCACGGATGTTGGTTCGCGCTTTATGGCATTTCAACGAGCAAACTAATCCCATCCCGCAAAGGATTGTTCATGGAACTACTATCGAAATTATTCGGACCATTTTTCCTAGTGTCATTCCATTGTTCATTGCTATACCATCGTTTGCTCTGTTATACTCAATGGACGGGGTATTAGTAGATCCAGCCATTACTATCAAAGCTATTGGACATCAATGGTATCGGA CTTATGAGTATTCGGACTATAACAGTTCCGATGAACAGTCACTCACTTTTGACAGTTATACGATTCCAGAAGATGATCCAGAATTGGGTCAATCACGTTTATTAGAAGTTGACAATAGAGTGGTTGTACCAGCCAAAACTCATCTACGTATGATTGTAACACCCGCTGATGTACCTCATAGTTGGGCTGTACCTTCCTCAGGTGTCAAATGTGATGCTGTACCTGGTCGTTCAAATCTTACCTCCATCTCGGTACAACGAGAAGGAGTTTACTATGGTCAGTGCAGTGAGATTTGTGGAACTAATCATGCCTTTACGCCTATCGTCGTAGAAGCAGTGACTTTGAAAGATTATGCGGATTGGGTATCCAATCAATTAATCCTCCAAACCAACTAA